A single genomic interval of Lathyrus oleraceus cultivar Zhongwan6 chromosome 7, CAAS_Psat_ZW6_1.0, whole genome shotgun sequence harbors:
- the LOC127106030 gene encoding uncharacterized protein LOC127106030 isoform X4: MSETNSPPRTSGYLDALSQAIHKKLQRALASSSQRRNLLQELFADIALEVDDRAKDVIFNKEEDVISPENDVIDGPLCFYDVLADYFVHVPESGKPVLDLIVQLWSQSFASHIFSLLFHKWMFEVHLDNPEVLLRYSSALVQGATNVFWIDIQTNTKRFQSIFRYLLDDVALHHSRLNKIPLQAQRDMYLLLSRFILFYNSAGKIDSFLKQCPVFQTAFLVGSPADIFVNELTDQLQKLKVEPVLLHYLSEIKVLQGVELRMTTSTRLKTCLYSFTSPGGPMYPTRAVRHAAWEALDFLFPVGQYPRHLISLFFRLLYPWYWPSSCWNFVVSCIHAIFYSLLRLIFSTWEKIAKPKTQ; the protein is encoded by the exons ATGTCCGAAACCAATTCGCCACCTCGAACCTCCGGTTATCTCGATGCTCTCTCTCAAGCGATCCACAAGAAGCTTCAGAGG GCGCTGGCTAGTTCCTCACAGAGGCGTAATTTGTTGCAGGAGCTCTTTGCTGATATAGCTTTAGAGGTTGATGATCGAGCCAAAG ATGTAATTTTCAACAAGGAAGAAGATGTCATTTCTCCGGAAAATGATGTCATTGATGGTCCGCTGTGTTTCTATGATGTGCTTGCTGATTACTTTGTACATGTGCCTGAAAGTGGGAAGCCCGTCCTTGACTTGATTGTCCAACTTTGGAGCCAGTCATTTGCTTCACATATTTTTAGCCTCTTGTTTCACAAATGG ATGTTTGAAGTTCATCTTGATAATCCAGAAGTGCTCCTTCGGTATTCATCTGCCCTGGTTCAAGGTGCCACAAATGTTTTCTG GATTGACATTCAGACAAATACAAAGCGTTTCCAGTCTATATTCCGT TACCTCTTGGATGATGTTGCATTACACCACAGTAGATTGAATAAAATTCCTCTCCAG GCTCAGCGAGATATGTATCTTTTGCTCTCACGGTTCATTCTATTTTACAATTCAG CTGGCAAAATCGATAGCTTCTTGAAACAATGTCCTGTTTTTCAAACTGCCTTCTTAGTTGGCAGTCCGGCAGATATATTTGTGAATGAACTCACGGATCAG CTTCAAAAGCTTAAGGTGGAACCTGTACTGCTGCATTATCTTTCAGAAATCAAGGTCCTTCAGG GTGTGGAATTGAGAATGACGACAAGCACAAGATTGAAAACATGTTTGTATAGTTTTACTTCTCCTGGTGGTCCAATGTACCCGACCAGAGCTGTTCGTCATGCTGCCTGGGAAGCACTAGATTTTCTTTTTCCG GTTGGGCAATACCCTCGGCATCTCATAAGTCTGTTCTTCAGGTTGCTCTATCCATGGTATTGGCCATCCTCTTGTTGGAACTTTGTGGTTTCGTGCATTCATGCTATCTTTTACTCCTTACTGAGGTTGATATTTTCTACGTGGGAAAAAATTGCCAAACCAAAAACCCAATAA
- the LOC127106043 gene encoding glycine-rich RNA-binding protein 2, mitochondrial, protein MRIANNRTLLLQCSALPLPQLFLRVRHHSSTKLFVAGLSYNTNETVLRDTFERHGEIIEVKVICDHKTGESKEYGFVRFNSETAAATARKELHGKIVDGRRIRVGYAHKG, encoded by the exons ATGCGCATAGCGAATAATAGAACTCTTCTTCTCCAATGTTCAGCTTTACCCTTACCTCAATTGTTTCTACGCGTGCGCCATCATTCATCTACCAAATTGTTCGTCGCAG GGCTTTCCTATAACACGAATGAAACGGTCCTAAGAGACACATTTGAACGACATGGGGAAATCATTGAAG TTAAAGTTATATGTGATCACAAGACTGGGGAATCAAAAGAGTACGGATTTGTTAGGTTCAATTCTGAAACTGCAGCTGCCACAGCTCGCAAAGAATTGCACGGAAAG atagtagatggcagACGCATTCGAGTGGGTTATGCGCACAAAGGGTGA